CTCGACCTCCAGCAGCGCCATCTCAGATCACCACCCGGCCGGCGCCAGCCGTCTTGCGCGGGTCCAGCGTGTCGCGCAGCGCGTCGCCCAACAGGTTGAAGCCGATCACGGTGACGGAAATGGCAAGGCCGGGGAACACGTAGGTCCACCACTCGCCCGAGAAGATGAAGCGCCGGGCATCGGCCAGCATGCCGCCCCAGCTTGGCAGCGGCGGCTCCACGCCGAGCCCCACGAAGGACAACGACGCCTCCACCACGATGCCGACCGCGATCAGCAGCGTCGCCTGCACCACCACCGGCGACAGGCAGTTTGGCAGCACATCGCCCAGCATGATGGACAGGGTGCGCGCGCCTTGCAGGCGGCGGGCCTGAACGTAGTCGGCCCGCGCCTCCAGCAGCGCCCCGCCATGCGCTACGCGCGCCAGCGGCGGCATGTAGAGGACGCCGACCAGCAGCACGATCTTGCTTTCGTTGGGCAGCATGAATGGGCCCAGGGGTAAGGGGCCGACGCCGATGATGCCGACGATGGCGATGGCCCAGATCAGCATGGGGATGGAGGCGAGCCCATCCATGCTGCGCATCGCCACCTGTTCCCACCAGCCGCGCAGCATGGCGGCGGTGACGCCGAGGGTGACGCCGCCGAGAAGACCGATCACCACCGCCAGCAGGCCCACGGCCAGCGAGGGGCGTGCGCCCCAGAGCAGACGGCTCAAGACGTCCCGCCCCGTCTGGTCGGTGCCCAGCCAGTGCGCGGCGGAGGGCGGCGCCAGCTTGCGGGCGAGGTCCACCGCCAGCGGGTCGTAGGGCGCGAGCCAGGGTGCCAGCAGCGCCACGGCGGCCACCACCAGCACGATGGCGGCACCCACCGCGCCGGCGGGGCGGCGCAGCAGGGAGCGCAGCGCGCTCATTCCGCCACCCGCGGGTCGATCAGCCGGTAGAGGAGGTCCGCGACCAGGTTCGCCAAAAGGAAGATGGCGGTGATGATCAGCACCACGTCCAGGATCACGATGTAGTCGCGGCGAAAGATGGCGTTGAGCAGTGCGCGCGACATGCCGGGGATGGTGAAGACCTGCTCCACGATCAGCGCCCAGCCGAACATGTAACCGAAGGACATGGCGGCCACCGTCACCACCGGGCTCAGTGCGTTCCGCAGCACGTAGGTCATGATCCGCCCACGCCCCAGCCCCATGGCGCGCGAAACCCGCACATGGTCCGCCAGCATGACGTCCCCCATGGCCGAACGGGTCATGCGGCTGATGATAGCGACGTAGTATAGCCCGAGCGAGATGGCCGGCAGCGTGACCGAGCGCAGGTGCGGCCCCACCCCTTCCGACCACGGCACGTAGCCGCCGGCGGGAAACCAGCCGAGGCCCACGGCCCCCCAGGCGATCAACATCAGCCCGAGCCAGAAGCCGGGGATCGACACGCCGATGGTGGCCAGCGCCCGGGCGCCATGGTCAACCCATGTGTCCTCGTGCAGCGCGGACAGGATGCCGAGCGGCACGGCCAGCACCAGCGACAGCAGGAAGGCCCAGAGCACCAGCTCCAGCGTCACCGGCAGGGTCTGGGCGACGGTGCGGGTGATGGAGGTGTCGTCCACCAGCGAGCGGCCGAAGTCGCCGCGCAGCGAGCGCCCCGCCCAATCCAGGTATTGCTGCACCACCGGCCGGTCCAGGCCGTTGTCGGCGTCGAACTGCGCGATGTCCTCTTCCGTCGCGTCCATCCCCAGCACCACCCGGGCGGGCGACACGGGGTTGGCGTGGATCAGCGCGAAGAGCACGATGCTGACGCCAAGCAGCACGCCGAGCGAGCCCAGCAGCCGGTTGAGCAGGGCCCACATCAGGCCAGCGTCACGTCGCGCAGCGCCATGGACAGGCCGCTGTTGGGCTTGAAGCCGCGCACCTCGTCCCGCCACGCATTGGCGACGCCAACAAAGCCGAGCCAGATGCCCGGGCAATCCTCCACCAGCAGGTCCTGGATGCGCATCAGCACGGGGTCGAGGCGCGCGCTGTCGGTGTAGCGGTAGCTTTCCTGGATCAGGGCATCCAACGCCGGGTTGGTGTAGCCCGACGAGCGCGACATGCCTTGGTTAGCGGTGTAGCAGATCTGGATGATGAAGGTGGGGTCGGCCGGCGCCATCAGTGGCATCAGCGAAGCCACCTGCGTGCCCGCCTGCGCGCGCGTCAGGATCTGTGGTTGTTCCATCAGCGTGATCTTCATGGTGATGCCGACGGCGGCGAGCTGTGACTGCATCACCACCGCGCTATCCTTGGCGTCGAACAGATAGGGGATGGACGGGACCAGCAGCTCGAATTCCGGCCTGCCGGCGTATTTCGACTGCGCCAGGAAGCTGCGCGCACGCTCCGGATTATAATCAATCTGGGCGTTGGCCTTGCTGTTGTAGTAGGAGGTCGCGGTCGGTGCCGGCGTCGCTGTGGCATCCAGCAGGCCGTACAGCACGTCCCGCGCGATGGCCTTGCGGTCGATGGCGCAGGACACGGCCTTGCGGAAGTTCACGTCGTCGAACGGTGCGCGCTTGCTATTGATTTGCATGAACCACATGCCGCCCAGCGCCACGGTGCTGCCGGTCTTGATACCCGGCGCCGTCTTCAAGCGCTCGAAGTCACGCGGCGGAGGCGCGGAGATGATCTGCGACTGCCCGGTCATCAGGTAGGCGAGGCGCGTGGAATCCTCGGGTACGATCTTGGCCACCACGCGGTCCCAGGCCGGCGTGCCGCGGCGCCAGTAATTGGCGTTGCGCTGCAGCACGATCTGCGTGTCCGGCTGCCATTCCACGAAAGCGCCCGGCCCGGTGCCGACGCCCACCGGCGCGGACTTAAAGCCATCGTCGCCGATCGCCTCGCGCGAGCCCTTGGGGAAGACCGCCATGAACTTCTGCATGTACTGCAGCCAGGGGCGGTAGGGGTGCTTCAACAGGAAGGTGACGCGGGTCGGGCTTTCCACCTCGATCCGCTCGATCGGCGAGAACAGAGAGCGGCGCAGCGAGCGGTTCTTGGGGTCCAGCATGTACTCGTAGGAGTACTTCACGTCCTCGGCGCTGAACTTCGCGCCGTTGTGGAACTGCACGTCGTCCCGCAGGTCGAAGGTGAAGCGCAGGGCGTCGTCCGAAATGGTGGGCATGGCGCGCGCCAGGCAGGGCACCAGCTCGCCGTCCAAGCTGGTTTCCAGCAGGTTCTCGAACACCGTGTTGGTGATCGCCATGGCGTCGTGGTTGGAGATCTGGATCGGGTCCAGCGTGCTGGGGTTGTTGGGCAGCGCGACCGTCAGCGTCTTGTCCGCCGCCACGGCCCAGCGCGGGGCGGACAACAGGCCGAGCCCGGCGGCGGCGCCGGCCTGGAACAGGGTGCGTCGGTTCAGGCTCATGACAGGGCCTCCTCGGGCGACAGGGTGGGGGCGGCGCCGGCGGCCTGGCTTTCCGGCAGGCAGCGGATGGCGCGGCCGTCGGGCAAGGGCAGCAGGGGCTGCGGGGTGTGATGGCAATCGGGGCGCGCCTGCGGGCAGCGGGTGGCCAGGTAGCAGCCACGTGGCAGGTCCACAGGGCTCGGGAT
This genomic interval from Roseomonas haemaphysalidis contains the following:
- a CDS encoding ABC transporter permease, which translates into the protein MSALRSLLRRPAGAVGAAIVLVVAAVALLAPWLAPYDPLAVDLARKLAPPSAAHWLGTDQTGRDVLSRLLWGARPSLAVGLLAVVIGLLGGVTLGVTAAMLRGWWEQVAMRSMDGLASIPMLIWAIAIVGIIGVGPLPLGPFMLPNESKIVLLVGVLYMPPLARVAHGGALLEARADYVQARRLQGARTLSIMLGDVLPNCLSPVVVQATLLIAVGIVVEASLSFVGLGVEPPLPSWGGMLADARRFIFSGEWWTYVFPGLAISVTVIGFNLLGDALRDTLDPRKTAGAGRVVI
- a CDS encoding ABC transporter permease yields the protein MWALLNRLLGSLGVLLGVSIVLFALIHANPVSPARVVLGMDATEEDIAQFDADNGLDRPVVQQYLDWAGRSLRGDFGRSLVDDTSITRTVAQTLPVTLELVLWAFLLSLVLAVPLGILSALHEDTWVDHGARALATIGVSIPGFWLGLMLIAWGAVGLGWFPAGGYVPWSEGVGPHLRSVTLPAISLGLYYVAIISRMTRSAMGDVMLADHVRVSRAMGLGRGRIMTYVLRNALSPVVTVAAMSFGYMFGWALIVEQVFTIPGMSRALLNAIFRRDYIVILDVVLIITAIFLLANLVADLLYRLIDPRVAE
- a CDS encoding ABC transporter substrate-binding protein; translation: MSLNRRTLFQAGAAAGLGLLSAPRWAVAADKTLTVALPNNPSTLDPIQISNHDAMAITNTVFENLLETSLDGELVPCLARAMPTISDDALRFTFDLRDDVQFHNGAKFSAEDVKYSYEYMLDPKNRSLRRSLFSPIERIEVESPTRVTFLLKHPYRPWLQYMQKFMAVFPKGSREAIGDDGFKSAPVGVGTGPGAFVEWQPDTQIVLQRNANYWRRGTPAWDRVVAKIVPEDSTRLAYLMTGQSQIISAPPPRDFERLKTAPGIKTGSTVALGGMWFMQINSKRAPFDDVNFRKAVSCAIDRKAIARDVLYGLLDATATPAPTATSYYNSKANAQIDYNPERARSFLAQSKYAGRPEFELLVPSIPYLFDAKDSAVVMQSQLAAVGITMKITLMEQPQILTRAQAGTQVASLMPLMAPADPTFIIQICYTANQGMSRSSGYTNPALDALIQESYRYTDSARLDPVLMRIQDLLVEDCPGIWLGFVGVANAWRDEVRGFKPNSGLSMALRDVTLA